One genomic region from Gossypium hirsutum isolate 1008001.06 chromosome D13, Gossypium_hirsutum_v2.1, whole genome shotgun sequence encodes:
- the LOC107918537 gene encoding 40S ribosomal protein S24-1 — translation MADKAVTIRTRKFMTNRLLSRKQFIIDVLHPGRPNVSKAELKEKLSRMYEVKDPNSIFVFKFRTHFGGGKSTGFGLIYDSVENAKKYEPKYRLIRNGLDTKVEKSRKQMKERKNRAKKIRGVKKTKASEAAKKK, via the exons ATGGCTGACAAGGCAGTGACTATTAGGACCAGGAAGTTCATGACCAACAGGCTTCTTTCCAGGAAGCAATTT ATCATTGACGTTCTACATCCTGGAAGACCCAATGTTTCCAAG GCGGAGTTGAAGGAAAAGCTCTCTAGAATGTATGAGGTGAAGGACCCCAATTCAATCTTTGTGTTCAAGTTTAGGACTCATTTTGGAGGTGGAAAATCTACtggatttggtttgatttatgATTCTGTTGAGAACGCCAAGAAGTACGAGCCCAAGTACAGGCTGATCAGG AATGGACTCGATACCAAGGTAGAGAAATCGAGGAAACAAATGAAGGAAAGGAAGAACAGGGCTAAGAAGATCCGTGGAGTAAAGAAG ACCAAGGCCAGTGAAGCAGCAAAGAAGAAGTGA